The following proteins are co-located in the Spinactinospora alkalitolerans genome:
- a CDS encoding Na+/H+ antiporter subunit D — protein sequence MSDVLHYLVPLPVVLPLIAAGAKLTIGIRLSRLQRGISIATLSAVLLIALVLLFGTDAHGPQVVHVGGWAAPIGITLVADRLSALMVVISSAVTLGVLVYSIGQGMADRDEVAPLAVYHPTYLVLVAGVSNTFLAGDLFNLYVGFEILLTASYVLLTLGGTQARLRAGATYVVVSLLSSLIFLISIGLIYAAAGTVNMAQLAVRLPGVPEEVRTVLQVMLLTAFAIKAAVFPLSAWLPDSYPTAPAPVTAVFAGLLTKVGVYAMIRAQTLLFPGGRVDDLLMWAALVTMVIGVLGAVAQNDIKRLLSFILVSHIGYMVFGIGLGSHLGLAGAIFYVAHHITVQTTLFLVAGLIERRGGSTSLNDLGGLAKLSPVLAVLFFVPAMNLGGIPPMSGFLGKLGLLQAGVQQGTPLAYALVAGSVLTSLLTLYAVARVWNRAFWRTPGEGAVAEPGTVLETSEDESPTSAFGPGQAMGPSSRVRSSDARTVTGRAATLGGRTIATSATLPKSMVGATTALVVMGLAFTVLAGPLIGYSDRAAAELIARTPYVEAVFPGDVR from the coding sequence ATGAGCGACGTCCTGCACTATCTGGTGCCGCTTCCGGTCGTCCTGCCGCTGATCGCCGCGGGGGCCAAGCTCACGATCGGGATCCGGCTGAGCAGGCTGCAGCGCGGCATCAGCATCGCCACGCTGTCGGCCGTGCTGCTGATCGCCCTGGTGCTGCTGTTCGGCACCGACGCCCACGGCCCGCAGGTCGTGCACGTCGGCGGCTGGGCGGCTCCCATCGGCATCACCCTGGTGGCCGACCGGCTCTCGGCGCTCATGGTCGTGATCTCCTCGGCGGTCACCCTGGGCGTGCTGGTCTACTCGATCGGCCAGGGCATGGCCGACCGGGACGAGGTCGCGCCGCTGGCGGTCTACCACCCGACCTACCTGGTCCTGGTCGCGGGCGTGTCGAACACGTTCCTGGCCGGCGACCTGTTCAACCTCTACGTGGGCTTCGAGATTCTGCTGACCGCGAGCTACGTGCTGCTGACCCTGGGCGGCACGCAGGCCAGGCTCCGAGCGGGCGCGACCTACGTCGTGGTCTCGCTGCTGTCCTCACTGATCTTCCTGATCTCCATCGGCCTGATCTACGCCGCGGCCGGCACGGTCAACATGGCCCAGCTAGCGGTGCGGCTGCCCGGCGTCCCCGAGGAGGTTCGGACCGTCCTGCAGGTCATGCTGCTGACCGCGTTCGCCATCAAGGCCGCGGTGTTCCCGCTGTCGGCGTGGCTGCCGGACTCCTACCCCACCGCGCCCGCGCCGGTCACCGCGGTGTTCGCCGGCCTGCTGACCAAGGTCGGCGTCTACGCGATGATCCGCGCCCAGACGCTGCTGTTCCCCGGCGGCCGGGTCGACGACCTGCTGATGTGGGCTGCGTTGGTCACCATGGTGATCGGCGTCCTGGGTGCGGTCGCGCAGAACGACATCAAGCGCCTGCTGTCGTTCATCCTGGTCAGCCACATCGGGTACATGGTCTTCGGGATCGGCCTGGGCAGTCATCTGGGTCTGGCCGGCGCGATCTTCTACGTCGCCCACCACATCACCGTGCAGACGACGCTGTTCCTGGTCGCCGGGCTGATCGAGCGCCGGGGCGGCAGCACGTCGCTGAACGACCTGGGCGGCCTGGCGAAGCTGTCGCCGGTGCTGGCCGTGCTGTTCTTCGTCCCGGCGATGAACCTGGGCGGGATCCCGCCGATGTCGGGCTTCCTGGGCAAGCTCGGGCTGCTGCAGGCCGGCGTGCAGCAGGGCACCCCGCTGGCCTATGCGCTGGTCGCGGGTTCGGTGCTGACCAGCCTGCTGACGCTGTACGCGGTCGCGCGGGTGTGGAACCGCGCGTTCTGGCGCACGCCCGGCGAGGGTGCGGTCGCCGAGCCCGGCACCGTACTGGAGACCTCCGAGGACGAGTCGCCGACCTCGGCGTTCGGCCCGGGCCAGGCCATGGGGCCGTCGTCGCGGGTCCGCTCCTCCGATGCGCGCACCGTCACCGGACGGGCCGCGACGCTGGGCGGGCGCACGATCGCGACCTCGGCGACACTGCCCAAGAGCATGGTCGGGGCGACGACCGCGCTGGTCGTGATGGGACTGGCCTTCACGGTGCTCGCCGGGCCGCTGATCGGCTACAGCGACCGCGCCGCGGCCGAGCTGATCGCGCGGACGCCCTATGTCGAAGCGGTCTTCCCCGGAGATGTCCGATGA
- a CDS encoding Na(+)/H(+) antiporter subunit C, producing the protein MNDTPTIVLIVVVGVLVAVGVVLLLERSLTRVLLGVVLMGNGINLMILSTGGAAGGPPLLGLTDEAEMSDPLPQAMILTAIVITLGITAFLLAMAHRSWQLQGHDEVQDDAEDRRILLGGSRAELRAQIRELRARLRREIREQRTDLHRRIEEEDRREEAERAELRARLAEADTELRDWIRENRGDDGVGDDDIARRVRDVRREREKRVEELRGQVEAYRTELRDHVRADREAEREQRRELRRRIRAEKRQLRARIRAERERLARAEDSDLLGAD; encoded by the coding sequence GTGAACGACACCCCGACGATCGTCCTCATCGTGGTGGTCGGCGTGCTGGTCGCAGTGGGCGTGGTGCTGCTGCTGGAGCGCAGCCTCACCCGCGTGCTGCTCGGCGTGGTCCTGATGGGCAACGGGATCAACCTGATGATCCTGTCCACCGGCGGCGCCGCGGGCGGGCCGCCGCTGCTCGGCCTGACCGACGAGGCGGAGATGAGCGACCCTCTGCCGCAGGCCATGATCCTGACCGCGATCGTCATCACCCTGGGGATCACCGCGTTCCTGCTGGCGATGGCGCACCGCAGCTGGCAGCTGCAGGGCCACGACGAGGTCCAGGACGACGCCGAGGACCGCCGGATCCTGCTCGGCGGCAGCCGCGCCGAACTGCGCGCGCAGATCAGGGAGCTGCGCGCCCGGCTACGCCGGGAGATCCGGGAGCAGCGCACGGACCTGCACCGCCGCATCGAGGAGGAGGACCGCAGGGAGGAGGCCGAACGCGCCGAGCTGCGCGCCCGGCTGGCCGAGGCCGACACCGAGCTGCGCGACTGGATCCGCGAGAACCGCGGCGACGACGGCGTCGGCGACGACGACATCGCCCGGCGGGTCCGCGACGTCCGGCGCGAGCGCGAAAAGCGGGTCGAGGAGCTGCGCGGACAGGTCGAGGCGTACCGCACGGAGCTGCGCGACCACGTCAGGGCCGACCGGGAGGCCGAGCGGGAGCAGCGCCGCGAACTGCGGCGGCGCATCAGGGCGGAGAAGCGGCAGTTGCGCGCGCGGATCCGCGCCGAACGCGAGCGCCTGGCCCGCGCCGAGGACAGCGACCTGCTGGGAGCCGACTAG
- a CDS encoding Na+/H+ antiporter subunit A, translating to MLTAHFVAAALAPLLVRWWGRNAFLALALVPAGATAWALLQAPAVIAGAPVTESIAWAPEFRLDLVYRMDVLGLVMTLIVAGIGTLILVYCARYFHDDEPGLGRFAGVLVGFAGAMLGLVLADDLIQLYVHWELTTVFSYLLIGHYVERRESRRAAMTALTVTTLGGLAMLVGVVMLGEAAGTYVISELLADPPSGPLVAPALLLILVGALSKSALFPFSLWLPAAMQAPTPVSGYLHAAAMVKAGVYLVARLTPAFGDLAVWQFTTLAFGTATMVMAGWKALRQYDLKLLLAYGTVSQLGFLAALLGAGTRDAALAGIAMLCAHALFKAPLFLVVGIIDHGTGTRDLRELSGLRRSTPTVFWISVAALASMAGLPPMAGFAAKESAFGAFAHGGGAHTLVLAGLVLGSVFTVGYSLRFLWGAFFDKPDVADTPMHAPGPLFVAPAAVLSALGLLGGPLASAADPVLARYADTVAFGGGAEPAHLALWHGFGLPLGLSALCVAGGLLLFRARGGVVWLGTRWALSDPNRVYRRVLAGLDSFALQMTGRTQRGSLPVYLGTTLVTLVAVSAVPLLLGRPWELDVPEVRLWDSPVQMLPAAITVIAALWALVVRRRLFAVVLVGVTGYGTATLFMLQGAPDLALTQFLIETVSLVVFVLVLRRLPVRFSTPVLRTRRLGNLLIGAATGLLVAAMAYFALAARRAESISSGFPAATEEAGGHNIISTILVDLRAWDTMGEISVLAVAAAGVASLMFVQRRSRTPRSRVADLVVPPGGAGPAFVLPSPSTAPQTSWRPDALAIAPRQLSVQVRWNPLWLPGAQALAKERRSIIFEVVARMLFPLIILLSVYLLVTGHTAVGGGFAGGIVAGLGLMVRYLAGGRYELYAALRIQPGALIGLGLLTATGTALAGAVFGTEILQSGTLDLHLPLVGDLHLASSLLFDFGVYLLVIGLILDILRSLGARIDEQLEQESERATEAEEVTA from the coding sequence CTGCTGACCGCGCACTTCGTGGCCGCAGCACTGGCTCCGCTCCTGGTTCGCTGGTGGGGGCGCAACGCCTTCCTGGCACTGGCGCTGGTCCCCGCCGGCGCGACGGCGTGGGCGCTGCTGCAGGCCCCCGCTGTCATCGCCGGCGCCCCCGTCACCGAGTCCATCGCCTGGGCACCGGAGTTCCGGCTCGACCTGGTGTACCGGATGGACGTGCTGGGCCTGGTCATGACGCTGATCGTGGCCGGCATCGGCACGCTGATCCTGGTCTACTGCGCCCGCTACTTCCACGACGACGAGCCCGGGCTCGGCCGCTTCGCCGGGGTGCTCGTCGGGTTCGCCGGGGCCATGCTGGGCCTGGTCCTGGCCGACGACCTGATCCAGCTCTACGTCCACTGGGAGCTGACCACGGTCTTCTCCTACCTGCTCATCGGCCATTACGTCGAGCGGCGCGAGAGCAGGCGCGCGGCCATGACCGCCCTGACGGTCACCACGCTGGGCGGACTGGCGATGCTGGTCGGCGTGGTCATGCTGGGCGAGGCCGCGGGCACCTACGTCATCTCCGAACTCCTGGCCGACCCGCCGAGCGGCCCGCTGGTCGCGCCCGCGCTGCTGCTGATCCTCGTCGGCGCGCTGTCGAAGTCGGCGCTGTTCCCGTTCAGCCTGTGGCTTCCCGCGGCGATGCAGGCACCCACCCCCGTCAGCGGCTACCTGCACGCCGCCGCGATGGTCAAGGCCGGCGTCTACCTCGTCGCCCGCCTCACCCCGGCGTTCGGCGACCTCGCGGTCTGGCAGTTCACGACGCTGGCGTTCGGGACCGCGACCATGGTGATGGCCGGCTGGAAGGCGCTGCGCCAGTACGACCTGAAGCTGCTGCTGGCCTACGGCACGGTGAGCCAACTGGGTTTCCTCGCCGCGCTGCTGGGGGCCGGCACCCGCGACGCGGCGCTGGCCGGCATCGCGATGCTGTGCGCGCACGCGCTGTTCAAAGCGCCGCTGTTCCTCGTGGTCGGGATCATCGACCACGGCACCGGAACCCGCGACCTGCGCGAGCTCTCGGGACTGCGGCGCTCGACGCCGACCGTCTTCTGGATCTCGGTCGCCGCGCTGGCCTCCATGGCCGGGCTGCCGCCGATGGCCGGGTTCGCCGCGAAGGAGTCGGCCTTCGGGGCGTTCGCCCACGGCGGCGGCGCGCACACGCTGGTCCTGGCCGGGCTCGTGCTGGGGTCGGTGTTCACGGTCGGCTACAGCCTGCGGTTCCTGTGGGGGGCGTTCTTCGACAAGCCCGATGTGGCCGACACCCCGATGCACGCGCCCGGCCCGCTGTTCGTCGCGCCCGCCGCGGTCCTGTCCGCGCTGGGCCTGCTCGGCGGGCCGCTGGCCTCCGCGGCCGATCCGGTGCTGGCCCGGTACGCCGACACCGTGGCCTTCGGCGGCGGCGCCGAGCCCGCCCACCTGGCGCTGTGGCACGGCTTCGGTCTCCCGCTGGGGCTGTCGGCACTGTGCGTGGCGGGTGGTCTGCTGCTGTTCCGGGCGCGCGGCGGGGTCGTGTGGCTGGGCACCCGGTGGGCCCTGTCCGACCCCAACCGGGTCTACCGCCGCGTCCTCGCCGGCCTCGACTCCTTCGCCCTGCAGATGACCGGCCGCACCCAGCGCGGTTCGCTGCCGGTCTACCTAGGCACGACGCTGGTGACGCTGGTCGCGGTGAGCGCCGTTCCGCTGCTGCTGGGGCGGCCGTGGGAGCTGGACGTACCGGAGGTCCGGCTGTGGGACTCCCCCGTCCAGATGCTCCCCGCCGCGATCACCGTCATCGCCGCCCTGTGGGCGCTGGTAGTGCGGCGGCGGCTGTTCGCGGTGGTCCTCGTCGGCGTCACCGGCTACGGCACCGCGACCCTGTTCATGCTGCAGGGCGCCCCCGACCTCGCACTCACCCAGTTCCTGATCGAGACGGTCAGCCTGGTCGTCTTCGTCCTGGTGCTGCGCCGGCTGCCGGTCCGCTTCTCCACCCCGGTGCTGCGCACGCGCCGCCTGGGCAACCTGCTGATCGGCGCGGCCACCGGGCTGCTGGTGGCCGCCATGGCCTACTTCGCGCTGGCCGCGCGGCGGGCCGAGTCGATCTCCTCGGGCTTCCCCGCCGCGACCGAGGAGGCCGGCGGCCACAACATCATCAGCACGATCCTGGTGGACCTGCGCGCCTGGGACACGATGGGCGAGATCTCGGTGCTCGCGGTGGCCGCCGCCGGCGTCGCCAGCCTGATGTTCGTGCAGCGCCGCTCCCGGACGCCGCGCAGCCGCGTGGCCGACCTGGTGGTGCCGCCGGGCGGAGCGGGACCGGCGTTCGTCCTGCCGAGCCCGTCGACCGCGCCGCAGACCTCCTGGCGGCCGGACGCGCTGGCGATCGCCCCGCGCCAGCTCAGCGTGCAGGTCAGGTGGAACCCCCTGTGGCTGCCCGGCGCGCAGGCCCTGGCCAAGGAGCGCCGCTCGATCATCTTCGAGGTCGTCGCACGGATGCTGTTCCCGCTGATCATCCTGCTGTCGGTGTATCTGCTGGTCACCGGGCACACCGCCGTGGGCGGCGGGTTCGCCGGCGGCATCGTGGCCGGCCTGGGGCTGATGGTGCGCTACCTGGCCGGCGGCCGCTACGAACTCTACGCCGCCCTGCGGATCCAGCCCGGCGCGCTGATCGGTCTCGGCCTGCTCACGGCCACCGGCACCGCGCTGGCCGGCGCCGTCTTCGGCACCGAGATCCTCCAGAGCGGCACCCTCGACCTGCACCTGCCGCTCGTCGGCGACCTGCACCTGGCGTCATCACTGCTCTTCGACTTCGGCGTCTACCTGCTGGTGATCGGACTGATCCTGGACATCCTGCGCAGCCTGGGGGCGCGAATCGACGAGCAGTTGGAGCAGGAGAGCGAACGGGCGACCGAGGCCGAGGAGGTGACCGCGTGA
- a CDS encoding MarR family winged helix-turn-helix transcriptional regulator, producing the protein MEREDPGFAEFLQAWNELMNAVAHVRGRGAVAGEVGLTVAQALLLRTADELDHPTVGAVAAALGIASPSATRMLQQLERRGMVRRDRSELDERATVITVTPDGARALEEFWQRIRERQRQLYAGVDPRLRPALTELLLSMRDVINDI; encoded by the coding sequence GTGGAACGGGAAGACCCAGGGTTCGCGGAGTTCCTGCAGGCCTGGAATGAACTGATGAACGCCGTCGCCCACGTGCGGGGACGCGGTGCGGTCGCGGGTGAGGTCGGTCTCACGGTCGCCCAGGCGCTGCTGCTGCGCACGGCCGACGAGCTCGACCATCCGACGGTCGGCGCGGTCGCGGCCGCGCTCGGCATCGCGTCGCCCTCGGCGACCCGGATGCTGCAGCAGCTCGAACGCAGGGGCATGGTGCGCCGGGACCGCTCCGAACTCGACGAGCGCGCCACCGTCATAACGGTCACCCCGGACGGCGCGCGGGCCCTGGAGGAGTTCTGGCAGCGGATCCGCGAGCGCCAGCGGCAGCTCTACGCCGGGGTCGACCCCCGGCTGCGTCCGGCCCTGACCGAACTGCTGCTGAGCATGCGCGATGTGATCAATGACATCTGA
- a CDS encoding DMT family transporter — protein sequence MTWAIVVAIAGALAVATGAALQERTARTAPSIGINQLRLLGHLVRSPRWLLGTALTFSGVGAHMWALSQAPLTVVQPIGVSGLLFAVMLAAFLRKRRLTRAQIGGCLAVTAGLAALLTVLPDHPGDPALSRSALVCMPVVCAVIMLGCLALARCVGDAARACALALAGGVGFGVTSALARIIGVAALQDPAALLRPLTLVALALGLSGALLVQNAYRTDHFALAYATLLISDPLAAAAIGVAVFAEPLPADPAAAAVVVLAAFAGALGVVTLARSSGPKAAPARSGVGRGPVAGSSISERAFRF from the coding sequence ATGACGTGGGCCATCGTCGTGGCCATCGCGGGGGCGTTGGCCGTCGCGACCGGCGCGGCGCTGCAGGAGCGGACCGCGCGGACCGCTCCGTCGATCGGCATCAACCAGTTGCGCCTGCTGGGCCACCTCGTGCGCAGCCCGCGGTGGCTGCTCGGCACCGCGTTGACCTTCTCCGGCGTCGGCGCGCACATGTGGGCGCTGTCCCAGGCGCCGCTGACCGTCGTCCAGCCCATTGGAGTCAGCGGTCTGCTGTTCGCCGTGATGCTGGCCGCGTTCCTGCGCAAACGCCGCCTCACCAGGGCCCAGATCGGCGGCTGCCTGGCGGTCACCGCCGGACTGGCCGCGCTGCTGACGGTGCTGCCGGACCATCCGGGTGATCCGGCGCTGAGCCGGTCCGCACTCGTCTGCATGCCCGTGGTCTGCGCGGTCATCATGCTCGGCTGCCTCGCCCTCGCCCGCTGCGTGGGGGACGCGGCCCGCGCCTGCGCGCTCGCCCTCGCGGGAGGCGTGGGTTTCGGCGTCACCTCGGCGCTGGCCCGGATCATCGGCGTGGCCGCGCTGCAGGACCCGGCCGCCCTGCTGCGCCCGTTGACGCTCGTCGCGCTGGCCCTGGGGCTGTCCGGCGCGCTGCTGGTGCAGAACGCCTACCGCACCGACCACTTCGCGCTCGCCTACGCGACGCTGCTGATCAGCGACCCGCTGGCGGCGGCGGCCATCGGGGTCGCCGTCTTCGCCGAACCGCTGCCCGCGGACCCGGCGGCGGCCGCCGTGGTGGTGCTGGCGGCGTTCGCCGGCGCCCTGGGGGTGGTCACCCTGGCGCGCTCCTCCGGCCCCAAGGCCGCCCCGGCGCGCTCCGGCGTCGGGAGGGGACCCGTCGCCGGATCCTCCATCAGCGAACGCGCCTTCCGGTTCTAG
- a CDS encoding glycosyltransferase, with amino-acid sequence MAVTFLSSSKSRERTRRVPEQRARNGSGRLRVLIGTDTYPPDVNGAAYFTARLAHGLAGRDADVHVLCQSPDGPPGVDLCGGVTTHRLRSMPSLAHETLRLAVPAGTAGHVDRLLARLRPDVIHIQNHFVIGRMLLRAARRHAVPVVATNHFMPENLFNHLRVPAALHARVGALAWRDFTRVLAEVEHVTTPTRIAAQLLLDKGFVRPVEAVSCGIDLDRFRPAREEGADAAVRSRIRARFGLPDRPTAVFVGRLDEEKRIEDLISALPQVLVADAQLVLVGTGARRERLERLAADEGVADRVHFLGFVSGDELPLAYRVADVFAIAGIAELQSIATLEAMASGLPVVAADAMALPHLVQEGRNGYLYQPGNPEELAKYLTAILAAPEEAAAMGEASRAMAARHDHEASLTRFEQIYRDVARTGRRVR; translated from the coding sequence ATGGCCGTTACCTTCCTCTCGTCGTCCAAGAGCCGCGAACGGACCCGACGGGTCCCCGAGCAGCGCGCCCGGAACGGTTCCGGGCGGCTGCGCGTCCTGATCGGCACCGACACCTATCCCCCCGACGTCAACGGCGCGGCCTACTTCACCGCCCGGCTCGCCCACGGTCTGGCGGGAAGGGACGCGGACGTGCACGTCCTGTGCCAGTCGCCCGACGGCCCGCCAGGCGTCGACCTGTGCGGCGGCGTGACGACCCACCGGCTGCGGTCGATGCCCTCGCTGGCCCACGAGACGCTCAGGCTGGCCGTCCCCGCCGGGACCGCCGGCCACGTCGACCGGCTGCTTGCGCGCCTCCGGCCCGACGTGATCCACATCCAGAACCACTTCGTCATCGGGCGGATGCTGCTGCGCGCGGCCCGCCGGCACGCCGTCCCGGTCGTGGCCACCAACCACTTCATGCCGGAGAACCTCTTCAACCACCTGCGCGTCCCCGCCGCACTGCACGCCAGGGTCGGCGCGCTGGCCTGGCGCGACTTCACCAGGGTGCTGGCCGAGGTGGAGCACGTCACCACGCCGACCCGGATCGCGGCCCAACTACTGCTGGACAAGGGCTTCGTCCGGCCGGTCGAGGCGGTCTCCTGCGGCATCGACCTCGACCGGTTCCGCCCCGCGCGGGAGGAGGGCGCCGACGCCGCGGTCCGCTCCCGGATCCGCGCCCGCTTCGGCCTGCCGGACCGGCCCACGGCCGTCTTCGTCGGCCGGCTGGACGAGGAGAAGCGGATCGAGGACCTGATCTCGGCGCTGCCGCAGGTCCTCGTCGCCGACGCCCAACTGGTCCTGGTCGGCACGGGCGCCCGGCGCGAGCGGCTGGAGCGGCTCGCGGCCGACGAGGGTGTGGCCGACCGCGTGCACTTCCTGGGCTTCGTGTCCGGCGACGAACTCCCGCTCGCCTACCGCGTGGCCGACGTGTTCGCGATCGCCGGCATCGCCGAGTTGCAGAGCATCGCCACGCTGGAGGCGATGGCGAGCGGACTGCCGGTGGTGGCCGCCGACGCCATGGCCCTGCCGCACCTGGTGCAGGAGGGGCGCAACGGCTACCTGTACCAGCCGGGCAACCCCGAGGAGCTGGCCAAGTACCTCACCGCGATCCTGGCCGCGCCGGAGGAGGCCGCGGCCATGGGCGAGGCGAGCCGCGCCATGGCGGCCCGGCACGACCACGAGGCCTCGCTGACCCGCTTCGAGCAGATCTACCGCGACGTGGCTAGAACCGGAAGGCGCGTTCGCTGA
- a CDS encoding S1C family serine protease yields MSATDPNNGVPTEGTDGTGRAETGQPGARSPEPQQGPAPAPAAPAAPEAGPEAPADPERSAVPNRPQHPQGPSEEQARHDAPHGAPWGGPPQGEGGRPVDPRHAAPGQHAFDQHAAGGGGFGGPPPPPPPPPHGASMPGGSDPHPRPEREKRPLGRKGVLAIAGATALVTSLIVGPTAAIVTSEVLSNGGGTTTSSLSGENSGTVSSGSVSAVAEQALPSVVSIQTESGGGSGVVISSDGQILTNSHVVAGADGGLMVQFNDGSQAEATVLGADPVSDLAVIKAEGRSDLTPATFGDSDKVEVGANVVAIGSPLGLSGTVTAGVVSAVDRPVNTGATQQEQEQPEQGLPFGPPEEDPQAPEPTTSTVIDAIQTDAPINPGNSGGPLMNMNGEVIGINTAIASTGGVGGQAGSIGLGFAIPINQAEPIAEQLIADGNASYAAIEATITGTRDGGAEIVDVTEGGAADAAGLRAGDVVTKVGDRVVNDPNVLIAAIRSHQPDETVTVTYERDGETHETEVTLSAQSADSIGS; encoded by the coding sequence ATGAGCGCAACCGACCCCAACAACGGCGTCCCGACCGAGGGGACGGACGGCACCGGCCGCGCGGAGACCGGGCAGCCGGGCGCCCGCTCGCCGGAACCGCAGCAGGGTCCGGCGCCCGCCCCGGCCGCGCCCGCCGCGCCGGAGGCCGGACCCGAGGCGCCCGCCGACCCCGAGCGCTCCGCCGTGCCCAACCGTCCGCAGCACCCGCAGGGCCCGTCCGAGGAGCAGGCCCGCCACGACGCCCCGCACGGGGCCCCCTGGGGCGGCCCGCCCCAGGGAGAGGGAGGGCGACCGGTCGATCCGCGGCACGCGGCCCCCGGCCAGCACGCCTTCGACCAGCACGCCGCGGGCGGTGGCGGCTTCGGTGGTCCCCCGCCGCCCCCGCCGCCCCCGCCGCACGGCGCGTCCATGCCCGGCGGGTCCGACCCGCACCCCCGGCCCGAACGGGAGAAGCGCCCCCTGGGGCGCAAGGGAGTGCTGGCCATTGCCGGTGCGACCGCGCTGGTCACCAGCCTGATCGTGGGGCCGACGGCCGCGATCGTGACCAGCGAGGTGCTGTCGAACGGCGGCGGCACCACGACGAGCTCACTGTCCGGTGAGAACAGCGGCACGGTGTCCAGCGGAAGCGTCAGCGCCGTCGCCGAGCAGGCCCTGCCGAGCGTGGTGTCCATCCAGACCGAATCCGGCGGCGGCAGCGGTGTCGTCATCAGCTCCGACGGCCAGATCCTCACCAACAGCCACGTGGTGGCCGGGGCCGACGGCGGACTGATGGTGCAGTTCAACGACGGCAGCCAGGCCGAGGCCACGGTGCTCGGCGCCGACCCGGTCTCAGACCTCGCGGTCATCAAGGCCGAGGGCCGCAGCGACCTCACCCCGGCCACGTTCGGCGACTCCGACAAGGTCGAGGTGGGCGCGAACGTGGTGGCCATCGGTTCACCGCTCGGCCTGTCCGGAACGGTCACCGCCGGCGTGGTCAGCGCGGTCGACCGGCCGGTCAACACCGGGGCGACCCAGCAGGAGCAGGAGCAGCCCGAGCAGGGCCTGCCGTTCGGCCCGCCCGAAGAGGACCCCCAGGCGCCCGAGCCGACGACCTCCACCGTCATCGACGCGATCCAGACCGACGCCCCGATCAACCCCGGTAACTCCGGCGGCCCGCTGATGAACATGAATGGCGAGGTCATCGGCATCAACACCGCCATCGCCTCGACCGGTGGGGTCGGCGGCCAGGCGGGCTCGATCGGCCTGGGCTTCGCCATCCCGATCAACCAGGCCGAGCCGATCGCCGAGCAACTGATCGCGGACGGCAACGCCAGCTACGCCGCGATCGAGGCGACCATCACCGGGACCCGCGACGGCGGCGCCGAGATCGTCGACGTCACCGAGGGCGGCGCGGCCGACGCGGCCGGCCTGCGGGCGGGCGACGTGGTCACCAAGGTCGGCGACCGCGTGGTCAACGACCCCAACGTGCTCATCGCGGCCATCCGCTCCCACCAGCCCGACGAAACGGTGACCGTCACCTACGAGCGCGACGGCGAGACCCACGAGACCGAGGTGACCCTCTCCGCCCAGTCCGCCGACAGCATCGGCAGCTAA